One genomic region from Panthera tigris isolate Pti1 chromosome D1, P.tigris_Pti1_mat1.1, whole genome shotgun sequence encodes:
- the INPPL1 gene encoding phosphatidylinositol 3,4,5-trisphosphate 5-phosphatase 2 isoform X3: protein MASACGAPCLGGAGPGGALGSPAPAWYHRDLSRAAAEELLARAGRDGSFLVRDSESVAGAFALCVLYQKHVHTYRILPDGEDFLAVQTSQGVPVRRFQTLGELIGLYAQPNQGLVCALLLPVEREREPDPPDDRDASDGEDEKPPLPPRSGSTSISAPMGPGSPPAVPETPTTPAAESAPNGLSTVSHEYLKGSYGLDLEAVRGGASNLPHLTRTLATSCRRLHSEVDKVLSGLEILSKVFDQQSSPMVTRLLQQQNPPQTGEQELESLVLKLSVLKDFLSGIQKKALKALQDMSSTAPPAPLQPSIRKAKTIPVQAFEVKLDVTLGDLTKIGKSQKFTLSVDVEGGRLVLLRRQRDSQEDWTTFTHDRIRQLIKSQRVQNKLGVVFEKEKDRTQRKDFIFVSARKREAFCQLLQLMKNKHSKQDEPDMISVFIGTWNMGSVPPPKNVTSWFTSKGLGKTLDEVTVTIPHDIYVFGTQENSVGDREWLDLLRGGLKELTDLDYRPIAMQSLWNIKVAVLVKPEHENRISHVSTSSVKTGIANTLGNKGAVGVSFMFNGTSFGFVNCHLTSGNEKTARRNQNYLDILRLLSLGDRQLSAFDISLRFTHLFWFGDLNYRLDMDIQEILNYISRKEFEPLLRVDQLNLEREKHKVFLRFSEEEISFPPTYRYERGSRDTYAWHKQKPTGVRTNVPSWCDRILWKSYPETHIICNSYGCTDDIVTSDHSPVFGTFEVGVTSQFISKKGLSKTSDQAYIEFESIEAIVKTASRTKFFIEFYSTCLEEYKKSFENDAQSSDNINFLKVQWSSRQLPTLKPILADIEYLQDQHLLLTVKSMDGYESYGECVVALKSMIGSTAQQFLTFLSHRGEETGNIRGSMKVRVPTERLGTRERLYEWISIDKDEAGAKSKAPSVSRGSQDPSRSGNRKPAPAEASCPLSRLFEEPEKPPPTGRPPAPPRAAPREEPLTSRLKAEGAPEPEGVVAPPPKNSFNNPAYYVLEGVPHQLLPPEPPSPARTPVPPATKNKVAITVPAPQLGRHRPPRVGEGSSSDEESGGTLPPPDFPPPPLPDSAIFLPPSLDPLTGPVVRGRSGGEARGPPPPKAHPRPPLPPGPSPTSTFLGEVASGDDRSCSVLQMAKTLSEVDYAPAGPGRSVLLPGPLELQPPRGLPSDYGRPLSFPPPRIRESIQEDLAEERHHRGGPGGGRGAGPGSQAPPSGHPAAQQVIAVALRICELGAPPRPY from the exons GTATCAGAAGCATGTGCATACATACAGAATTCTACCTGATGGAGAAGACTTCCTGGCCGTGCAG ACCTCGCAGGGCGTGCCCGTGCGCCGCTTCCAGACCCTGGGCGAGCTCATCGGCCTGTATGCCCAGCCCAACCAGGGCCTTGTGTGCGCCCTGCTGCTCCCTGTGGAGCGGGAGCGAGAGCCAGACCCACCGGACGACCGTGATGCCTCAG ATGGGGAGGATGAGAAGCCCCCACTGCCCCCGCGCTCTGGCTCCACCAGTATTTCTGCCCCCATGGGGCCTGGCAGCCCCCCAGCAGTCCCTGAGACTCCCACAACTCCAGCTGCTGAGAG TGCTCCCAACGGGCTGAGTACTGTCTCGCACGAGTACCTGAAGGGTAGCTACGGACTGGACCTGGAGGCTGTGCGAGGTGGAGCCAGCAACCTGCCCCATCTTACCCGCACCCTGGCCACCTCCTGCCGGAGGCTGCACAG TGAGGTGGACAAGGTCCTGTCGGGCCTGGAGATCCTGTCCAAGGTGTTTGACCAGCAGAGCTCTCCCATGGTGACCCGCCTTTTGCAGCAGCAG AATCCACCACAGACTGGGGAGCAGGAACTAGAGAGCCTGGTACTGAAGCTGTCTGTGTTAAAGGATTTCCTGTCAGGCATCCAGAAAAAG gCCCTGAAGGCCCTGCAGGACATGAGCTCCACAGCCCCACCGGCCCCGCTGCAGCCATCCATACGTAAGGCCAAGACCATCCCCGTGCAGGCCTTTGAG GTAAAGCTGGATGTGACCCTGGGTGACCTGACCAAGATTGGGAAGTCACAGAAGTTCACGCTGAGCGTGGATGTGGAGGGTGGGCGGCTGGTGCTGCTGCGGAGACAGCGGGACTCACAGGAGGACTGGACGACCTTCACACACGACCGCA TCCGCCAGCTCATTAAGTCCCAGCGTGTCCAGAACAAGCTGGGAGTTGTGTTTGAGAAGGAGAAGGATCGGACGCAGCGCAAGGACTTCATCTTTGTCAGTGCCCGG AAGCGGGAGGCCTTCTGCCAGCTGCTGCAGCTCATGAAGAACAAGCACTCGAAGCAAGATGAGCCCGACATGATCTCTGTCTTCATAGGCACCTGGAATATGG GAAGCGTACCACCTCCGAAAAACGTGACATCTTGGTTCACATCGAAGGGTCTAGGGAAAACCCTGGATGAAGTCACAGTGACCATACCCCATGACATCTATGTCTTTGGGACCCAGGAGAACTCGGTGGGCGACCGCGAGTGGCTGGACCTACTACGCGGGggcctcaaggagctcacagatCTGGATTACCGCCCG ATTGCCATGCAGTCACTGTGGAACATCAAGGTGGCTGTGCTGGTCAAGCCAGAGCACGAGAACCGAATCAGCCACGTCAGTACATCCAGCGTGAAGACTGGCATCGCCAACACCCTGG GAAACAAGGGGGCTGTGGGTGTCTCCTTCATGTTTAATGGCACCTCATTTGGCTTTGTGAATTGCCACCTTACCTCGGGAAATGAGAAAACTGCCCG GCGGAACCAGAACTACCTGGACATCCTGCGGCTGCTCTCACTAGGTGACCGACAGCTCAGTGCCTTTGACATCTCTCTGCGTTTCACTCACCTCTTCTGGTTTGGGGACCTCAACTACCGCCTGGACATGGATATCCAG GAGATCCTCAACTACATCAGCAGGaaggagtttgagcccctgctcAGAGTGGACCAGCTCAACTTGGAGCGTGAGAAACACAAGGTCTTTCTTCGATTCA GTGAGGAGGAGatctccttcccacccacctaCCGCTATGAGCGGGGTTCCCGGGACACATATGCCTGGCACAAGCAGAAGCCAACTGGG GTCCGGACCAATGTGCCTTCATGGTGTGACCGGATTCTCTGGAAATCCTACCCTGAGACCCACATCATCTGCAATTCCTATG GTTGCACTGATGACATCGTCACCAGCGACCACTCCCCTGTGTTTGGGACATTTGAGGTTGGAGTTACCTCTCAGTTCATCTCTAAGAAAG GTCTCTCAAAGACTTCGGACCAGGCCTACATTGAGTTTGAGAGCATTGAGGCCATTGTGAAGACAGCCAGCCGCACCAAGTTCTTCATTGAATTCTATTCCACCTGCCTGGAGG agTACAAGAAGAGCTTTGAGAATGATGCCCAGAGCAGTGACAACATCAACTTCCTCAAGGTGCAGTGGTCTTCACGCCAGCTGCCTACG CTCAAGCCAATTCTGGCTGACATCGAGTACCTGCAGGACCAGCACCTCCTGCTCACGGTCAAATCCATGGATGGCTACGAATCCTatg GGGAGTGTGTGGTGGCACTCAAGTCCATGATTGGCAGCACAGCACAGCAGTTCCTGACCTTCCTGTCCCACCGTGGCGAGGAGACAGGCAACATCCGTGGCTCCATGAAGGTGCGGGTGCCCACAGAGCGCCTGGGCACCCGTGAGCGACTCTACG agTGGATCAGCATTGATAAGGACGAGGCAGGAGCAAAGAGCAAAGCCCCCTCTGTGTCTCGAGGCAGCCAGGATCCCAG CAGGTCAGGGAACCGCAAGCCAGCCCCCGCAGAGGCCTCCTGCCCACTGTCCAGGTTATTCGAAGAACCAGAGAAACCACCACCAACTGggaggcccccagccccacctcgaGCCGCTCCCCGGGAGGAGCCCTTGACCTCCAG GTTGAAGGCAGAGGGGGCTCCAGAGCCGGAAGGGGTGGTGGCCCCCCCACCCAAGAACAGCTTCAATAACCCTGCCTACTACGTCCTTGAAGGGGTCCCACACCAGCTGCTGCCCCCGGAGCCACCCTCGCCTGCCAGGACCCCTGTCCCACCTGCCACCAAGAACAAAGTGGCCATCACAGTGCCTGCTCCACAGCTTGGGCGCCACCGGCCCCCCCGTGTGGGAGAGGGGAGCTCATCAGATGAGGAGTCTGGGGGCACACTGCCCCCTCCAGactttccaccaccaccactgccagaCTCGGCCATCTTCCTGCCCCCCAGCCTGGACCCTTTGACAGGGCCAGTGGTCAGGGGCCGCAGTGGGGGTGAGGCCCGTGGCCCACCACCTCCCAAGGCCCATCCAAGACCCCCACTACCCCCAGGTCCCTCACCTACCAGCACTTTCCTGGGGGAGGTAGCCAGTGGGGACGATCGTTCCTGCTCAGTGCTGCAGATGGCCAAGACGCTGAGTGAGGTGGACTATGCTCCTGCTGGGCCTGGCCGCTCAGTGCTTCTGCCAGGCCCCCTGGAGCTGCAGCCACCCCGAGGACTGCCCTCAGACTATGGCCGGCCTCTCAGCTTCCCTCCACCTCGCATCAGAGAGAGCATCCAGGAGGACCTGGCAGAGGAG CGACATCACCGAGGAGGACCTGGAGGAGGCCGGGGTGCAGGACCCGGCTCACAAGCGCCTCCTTCTGGACACCCTGCAGCTCAGCAAGTGATAGCGGTGGCACTGCGAATCTGCGAACTcggcgcccctccccgcccctacTAA
- the INPPL1 gene encoding phosphatidylinositol 3,4,5-trisphosphate 5-phosphatase 2 isoform X1: MASACGAPCLGGAGPGGALGSPAPAWYHRDLSRAAAEELLARAGRDGSFLVRDSESVAGAFALCVLYQKHVHTYRILPDGEDFLAVQTSQGVPVRRFQTLGELIGLYAQPNQGLVCALLLPVEREREPDPPDDRDASDGEDEKPPLPPRSGSTSISAPMGPGSPPAVPETPTTPAAESAPNGLSTVSHEYLKGSYGLDLEAVRGGASNLPHLTRTLATSCRRLHSEVDKVLSGLEILSKVFDQQSSPMVTRLLQQQNPPQTGEQELESLVLKLSVLKDFLSGIQKKALKALQDMSSTAPPAPLQPSIRKAKTIPVQAFEVKLDVTLGDLTKIGKSQKFTLSVDVEGGRLVLLRRQRDSQEDWTTFTHDRIRQLIKSQRVQNKLGVVFEKEKDRTQRKDFIFVSARKREAFCQLLQLMKNKHSKQDEPDMISVFIGTWNMGSVPPPKNVTSWFTSKGLGKTLDEVTVTIPHDIYVFGTQENSVGDREWLDLLRGGLKELTDLDYRPIAMQSLWNIKVAVLVKPEHENRISHVSTSSVKTGIANTLGNKGAVGVSFMFNGTSFGFVNCHLTSGNEKTARRNQNYLDILRLLSLGDRQLSAFDISLRFTHLFWFGDLNYRLDMDIQEILNYISRKEFEPLLRVDQLNLEREKHKVFLRFSEEEISFPPTYRYERGSRDTYAWHKQKPTGVRTNVPSWCDRILWKSYPETHIICNSYGCTDDIVTSDHSPVFGTFEVGVTSQFISKKGLSKTSDQAYIEFESIEAIVKTASRTKFFIEFYSTCLEEYKKSFENDAQSSDNINFLKVQWSSRQLPTLKPILADIEYLQDQHLLLTVKSMDGYESYGECVVALKSMIGSTAQQFLTFLSHRGEETGNIRGSMKVRVPTERLGTRERLYEWISIDKDEAGAKSKAPSVSRGSQDPSRSGNRKPAPAEASCPLSRLFEEPEKPPPTGRPPAPPRAAPREEPLTSRLKAEGAPEPEGVVAPPPKNSFNNPAYYVLEGVPHQLLPPEPPSPARTPVPPATKNKVAITVPAPQLGRHRPPRVGEGSSSDEESGGTLPPPDFPPPPLPDSAIFLPPSLDPLTGPVVRGRSGGEARGPPPPKAHPRPPLPPGPSPTSTFLGEVASGDDRSCSVLQMAKTLSEVDYAPAGPGRSVLLPGPLELQPPRGLPSDYGRPLSFPPPRIRESIQEDLAEEAPCPQGGRASGLGEAGMGAWLRAIGLERYEEGLVHNGWDDLEFLSDITEEDLEEAGVQDPAHKRLLLDTLQLSK, from the exons GTATCAGAAGCATGTGCATACATACAGAATTCTACCTGATGGAGAAGACTTCCTGGCCGTGCAG ACCTCGCAGGGCGTGCCCGTGCGCCGCTTCCAGACCCTGGGCGAGCTCATCGGCCTGTATGCCCAGCCCAACCAGGGCCTTGTGTGCGCCCTGCTGCTCCCTGTGGAGCGGGAGCGAGAGCCAGACCCACCGGACGACCGTGATGCCTCAG ATGGGGAGGATGAGAAGCCCCCACTGCCCCCGCGCTCTGGCTCCACCAGTATTTCTGCCCCCATGGGGCCTGGCAGCCCCCCAGCAGTCCCTGAGACTCCCACAACTCCAGCTGCTGAGAG TGCTCCCAACGGGCTGAGTACTGTCTCGCACGAGTACCTGAAGGGTAGCTACGGACTGGACCTGGAGGCTGTGCGAGGTGGAGCCAGCAACCTGCCCCATCTTACCCGCACCCTGGCCACCTCCTGCCGGAGGCTGCACAG TGAGGTGGACAAGGTCCTGTCGGGCCTGGAGATCCTGTCCAAGGTGTTTGACCAGCAGAGCTCTCCCATGGTGACCCGCCTTTTGCAGCAGCAG AATCCACCACAGACTGGGGAGCAGGAACTAGAGAGCCTGGTACTGAAGCTGTCTGTGTTAAAGGATTTCCTGTCAGGCATCCAGAAAAAG gCCCTGAAGGCCCTGCAGGACATGAGCTCCACAGCCCCACCGGCCCCGCTGCAGCCATCCATACGTAAGGCCAAGACCATCCCCGTGCAGGCCTTTGAG GTAAAGCTGGATGTGACCCTGGGTGACCTGACCAAGATTGGGAAGTCACAGAAGTTCACGCTGAGCGTGGATGTGGAGGGTGGGCGGCTGGTGCTGCTGCGGAGACAGCGGGACTCACAGGAGGACTGGACGACCTTCACACACGACCGCA TCCGCCAGCTCATTAAGTCCCAGCGTGTCCAGAACAAGCTGGGAGTTGTGTTTGAGAAGGAGAAGGATCGGACGCAGCGCAAGGACTTCATCTTTGTCAGTGCCCGG AAGCGGGAGGCCTTCTGCCAGCTGCTGCAGCTCATGAAGAACAAGCACTCGAAGCAAGATGAGCCCGACATGATCTCTGTCTTCATAGGCACCTGGAATATGG GAAGCGTACCACCTCCGAAAAACGTGACATCTTGGTTCACATCGAAGGGTCTAGGGAAAACCCTGGATGAAGTCACAGTGACCATACCCCATGACATCTATGTCTTTGGGACCCAGGAGAACTCGGTGGGCGACCGCGAGTGGCTGGACCTACTACGCGGGggcctcaaggagctcacagatCTGGATTACCGCCCG ATTGCCATGCAGTCACTGTGGAACATCAAGGTGGCTGTGCTGGTCAAGCCAGAGCACGAGAACCGAATCAGCCACGTCAGTACATCCAGCGTGAAGACTGGCATCGCCAACACCCTGG GAAACAAGGGGGCTGTGGGTGTCTCCTTCATGTTTAATGGCACCTCATTTGGCTTTGTGAATTGCCACCTTACCTCGGGAAATGAGAAAACTGCCCG GCGGAACCAGAACTACCTGGACATCCTGCGGCTGCTCTCACTAGGTGACCGACAGCTCAGTGCCTTTGACATCTCTCTGCGTTTCACTCACCTCTTCTGGTTTGGGGACCTCAACTACCGCCTGGACATGGATATCCAG GAGATCCTCAACTACATCAGCAGGaaggagtttgagcccctgctcAGAGTGGACCAGCTCAACTTGGAGCGTGAGAAACACAAGGTCTTTCTTCGATTCA GTGAGGAGGAGatctccttcccacccacctaCCGCTATGAGCGGGGTTCCCGGGACACATATGCCTGGCACAAGCAGAAGCCAACTGGG GTCCGGACCAATGTGCCTTCATGGTGTGACCGGATTCTCTGGAAATCCTACCCTGAGACCCACATCATCTGCAATTCCTATG GTTGCACTGATGACATCGTCACCAGCGACCACTCCCCTGTGTTTGGGACATTTGAGGTTGGAGTTACCTCTCAGTTCATCTCTAAGAAAG GTCTCTCAAAGACTTCGGACCAGGCCTACATTGAGTTTGAGAGCATTGAGGCCATTGTGAAGACAGCCAGCCGCACCAAGTTCTTCATTGAATTCTATTCCACCTGCCTGGAGG agTACAAGAAGAGCTTTGAGAATGATGCCCAGAGCAGTGACAACATCAACTTCCTCAAGGTGCAGTGGTCTTCACGCCAGCTGCCTACG CTCAAGCCAATTCTGGCTGACATCGAGTACCTGCAGGACCAGCACCTCCTGCTCACGGTCAAATCCATGGATGGCTACGAATCCTatg GGGAGTGTGTGGTGGCACTCAAGTCCATGATTGGCAGCACAGCACAGCAGTTCCTGACCTTCCTGTCCCACCGTGGCGAGGAGACAGGCAACATCCGTGGCTCCATGAAGGTGCGGGTGCCCACAGAGCGCCTGGGCACCCGTGAGCGACTCTACG agTGGATCAGCATTGATAAGGACGAGGCAGGAGCAAAGAGCAAAGCCCCCTCTGTGTCTCGAGGCAGCCAGGATCCCAG CAGGTCAGGGAACCGCAAGCCAGCCCCCGCAGAGGCCTCCTGCCCACTGTCCAGGTTATTCGAAGAACCAGAGAAACCACCACCAACTGggaggcccccagccccacctcgaGCCGCTCCCCGGGAGGAGCCCTTGACCTCCAG GTTGAAGGCAGAGGGGGCTCCAGAGCCGGAAGGGGTGGTGGCCCCCCCACCCAAGAACAGCTTCAATAACCCTGCCTACTACGTCCTTGAAGGGGTCCCACACCAGCTGCTGCCCCCGGAGCCACCCTCGCCTGCCAGGACCCCTGTCCCACCTGCCACCAAGAACAAAGTGGCCATCACAGTGCCTGCTCCACAGCTTGGGCGCCACCGGCCCCCCCGTGTGGGAGAGGGGAGCTCATCAGATGAGGAGTCTGGGGGCACACTGCCCCCTCCAGactttccaccaccaccactgccagaCTCGGCCATCTTCCTGCCCCCCAGCCTGGACCCTTTGACAGGGCCAGTGGTCAGGGGCCGCAGTGGGGGTGAGGCCCGTGGCCCACCACCTCCCAAGGCCCATCCAAGACCCCCACTACCCCCAGGTCCCTCACCTACCAGCACTTTCCTGGGGGAGGTAGCCAGTGGGGACGATCGTTCCTGCTCAGTGCTGCAGATGGCCAAGACGCTGAGTGAGGTGGACTATGCTCCTGCTGGGCCTGGCCGCTCAGTGCTTCTGCCAGGCCCCCTGGAGCTGCAGCCACCCCGAGGACTGCCCTCAGACTATGGCCGGCCTCTCAGCTTCCCTCCACCTCGCATCAGAGAGAGCATCCAGGAGGACCTGGCAGAGGAG GCTCCGTGCCCGCAGGGCGGGCGGGCCAGCGGGCTGGGCGAGGCGGGCATGGGCGCCTGGCTGCGGGCCATCGGTTTGGAGCGCTATGAGGAGGGCCTGGTGCACAATGGCTGGGACGACCTGGAGTTTctcag CGACATCACCGAGGAGGACCTGGAGGAGGCCGGGGTGCAGGACCCGGCTCACAAGCGCCTCCTTCTGGACACCCTGCAGCTCAGCAAGTGA
- the INPPL1 gene encoding phosphatidylinositol 3,4,5-trisphosphate 5-phosphatase 2 isoform X2, translating to MASACGAPCLGGAGPGGALGSPAPAWYHRDLSRAAAEELLARAGRDGSFLVRDSESVAGAFALCVLYQKHVHTYRILPDGEDFLAVQTSQGVPVRRFQTLGELIGLYAQPNQGLVCALLLPVEREREPDPPDDRDASDGEDEKPPLPPRSGSTSISAPMGPGSPPAVPETPTTPAAESAPNGLSTVSHEYLKGSYGLDLEAVRGGASNLPHLTRTLATSCRRLHSEVDKVLSGLEILSKVFDQQSSPMVTRLLQQQNPPQTGEQELESLVLKLSVLKDFLSGIQKKALKALQDMSSTAPPAPLQPSIRKAKTIPVQAFEVKLDVTLGDLTKIGKSQKFTLSVDVEGGRLVLLRRQRDSQEDWTTFTHDRIRQLIKSQRVQNKLGVVFEKEKDRTQRKDFIFVSARKREAFCQLLQLMKNKHSKQDEPDMISVFIGTWNMGSVPPPKNVTSWFTSKGLGKTLDEVTVTIPHDIYVFGTQENSVGDREWLDLLRGGLKELTDLDYRPIAMQSLWNIKVAVLVKPEHENRISHVSTSSVKTGIANTLGNKGAVGVSFMFNGTSFGFVNCHLTSGNEKTARRNQNYLDILRLLSLGDRQLSAFDISLRFTHLFWFGDLNYRLDMDIQEILNYISRKEFEPLLRVDQLNLEREKHKVFLRFSEEEISFPPTYRYERGSRDTYAWHKQKPTGVRTNVPSWCDRILWKSYPETHIICNSYGCTDDIVTSDHSPVFGTFEVGVTSQFISKKGLSKTSDQAYIEFESIEAIVKTASRTKFFIEFYSTCLEEYKKSFENDAQSSDNINFLKVQWSSRQLPTLKPILADIEYLQDQHLLLTVKSMDGYESYGECVVALKSMIGSTAQQFLTFLSHRGEETGNIRGSMKVRVPTERLGTRERLYEWISIDKDEAGAKSKAPSVSRGSQDPRSGNRKPAPAEASCPLSRLFEEPEKPPPTGRPPAPPRAAPREEPLTSRLKAEGAPEPEGVVAPPPKNSFNNPAYYVLEGVPHQLLPPEPPSPARTPVPPATKNKVAITVPAPQLGRHRPPRVGEGSSSDEESGGTLPPPDFPPPPLPDSAIFLPPSLDPLTGPVVRGRSGGEARGPPPPKAHPRPPLPPGPSPTSTFLGEVASGDDRSCSVLQMAKTLSEVDYAPAGPGRSVLLPGPLELQPPRGLPSDYGRPLSFPPPRIRESIQEDLAEEAPCPQGGRASGLGEAGMGAWLRAIGLERYEEGLVHNGWDDLEFLSDITEEDLEEAGVQDPAHKRLLLDTLQLSK from the exons GTATCAGAAGCATGTGCATACATACAGAATTCTACCTGATGGAGAAGACTTCCTGGCCGTGCAG ACCTCGCAGGGCGTGCCCGTGCGCCGCTTCCAGACCCTGGGCGAGCTCATCGGCCTGTATGCCCAGCCCAACCAGGGCCTTGTGTGCGCCCTGCTGCTCCCTGTGGAGCGGGAGCGAGAGCCAGACCCACCGGACGACCGTGATGCCTCAG ATGGGGAGGATGAGAAGCCCCCACTGCCCCCGCGCTCTGGCTCCACCAGTATTTCTGCCCCCATGGGGCCTGGCAGCCCCCCAGCAGTCCCTGAGACTCCCACAACTCCAGCTGCTGAGAG TGCTCCCAACGGGCTGAGTACTGTCTCGCACGAGTACCTGAAGGGTAGCTACGGACTGGACCTGGAGGCTGTGCGAGGTGGAGCCAGCAACCTGCCCCATCTTACCCGCACCCTGGCCACCTCCTGCCGGAGGCTGCACAG TGAGGTGGACAAGGTCCTGTCGGGCCTGGAGATCCTGTCCAAGGTGTTTGACCAGCAGAGCTCTCCCATGGTGACCCGCCTTTTGCAGCAGCAG AATCCACCACAGACTGGGGAGCAGGAACTAGAGAGCCTGGTACTGAAGCTGTCTGTGTTAAAGGATTTCCTGTCAGGCATCCAGAAAAAG gCCCTGAAGGCCCTGCAGGACATGAGCTCCACAGCCCCACCGGCCCCGCTGCAGCCATCCATACGTAAGGCCAAGACCATCCCCGTGCAGGCCTTTGAG GTAAAGCTGGATGTGACCCTGGGTGACCTGACCAAGATTGGGAAGTCACAGAAGTTCACGCTGAGCGTGGATGTGGAGGGTGGGCGGCTGGTGCTGCTGCGGAGACAGCGGGACTCACAGGAGGACTGGACGACCTTCACACACGACCGCA TCCGCCAGCTCATTAAGTCCCAGCGTGTCCAGAACAAGCTGGGAGTTGTGTTTGAGAAGGAGAAGGATCGGACGCAGCGCAAGGACTTCATCTTTGTCAGTGCCCGG AAGCGGGAGGCCTTCTGCCAGCTGCTGCAGCTCATGAAGAACAAGCACTCGAAGCAAGATGAGCCCGACATGATCTCTGTCTTCATAGGCACCTGGAATATGG GAAGCGTACCACCTCCGAAAAACGTGACATCTTGGTTCACATCGAAGGGTCTAGGGAAAACCCTGGATGAAGTCACAGTGACCATACCCCATGACATCTATGTCTTTGGGACCCAGGAGAACTCGGTGGGCGACCGCGAGTGGCTGGACCTACTACGCGGGggcctcaaggagctcacagatCTGGATTACCGCCCG ATTGCCATGCAGTCACTGTGGAACATCAAGGTGGCTGTGCTGGTCAAGCCAGAGCACGAGAACCGAATCAGCCACGTCAGTACATCCAGCGTGAAGACTGGCATCGCCAACACCCTGG GAAACAAGGGGGCTGTGGGTGTCTCCTTCATGTTTAATGGCACCTCATTTGGCTTTGTGAATTGCCACCTTACCTCGGGAAATGAGAAAACTGCCCG GCGGAACCAGAACTACCTGGACATCCTGCGGCTGCTCTCACTAGGTGACCGACAGCTCAGTGCCTTTGACATCTCTCTGCGTTTCACTCACCTCTTCTGGTTTGGGGACCTCAACTACCGCCTGGACATGGATATCCAG GAGATCCTCAACTACATCAGCAGGaaggagtttgagcccctgctcAGAGTGGACCAGCTCAACTTGGAGCGTGAGAAACACAAGGTCTTTCTTCGATTCA GTGAGGAGGAGatctccttcccacccacctaCCGCTATGAGCGGGGTTCCCGGGACACATATGCCTGGCACAAGCAGAAGCCAACTGGG GTCCGGACCAATGTGCCTTCATGGTGTGACCGGATTCTCTGGAAATCCTACCCTGAGACCCACATCATCTGCAATTCCTATG GTTGCACTGATGACATCGTCACCAGCGACCACTCCCCTGTGTTTGGGACATTTGAGGTTGGAGTTACCTCTCAGTTCATCTCTAAGAAAG GTCTCTCAAAGACTTCGGACCAGGCCTACATTGAGTTTGAGAGCATTGAGGCCATTGTGAAGACAGCCAGCCGCACCAAGTTCTTCATTGAATTCTATTCCACCTGCCTGGAGG agTACAAGAAGAGCTTTGAGAATGATGCCCAGAGCAGTGACAACATCAACTTCCTCAAGGTGCAGTGGTCTTCACGCCAGCTGCCTACG CTCAAGCCAATTCTGGCTGACATCGAGTACCTGCAGGACCAGCACCTCCTGCTCACGGTCAAATCCATGGATGGCTACGAATCCTatg GGGAGTGTGTGGTGGCACTCAAGTCCATGATTGGCAGCACAGCACAGCAGTTCCTGACCTTCCTGTCCCACCGTGGCGAGGAGACAGGCAACATCCGTGGCTCCATGAAGGTGCGGGTGCCCACAGAGCGCCTGGGCACCCGTGAGCGACTCTACG agTGGATCAGCATTGATAAGGACGAGGCAGGAGCAAAGAGCAAAGCCCCCTCTGTGTCTCGAGGCAGCCAGGATCCCAG GTCAGGGAACCGCAAGCCAGCCCCCGCAGAGGCCTCCTGCCCACTGTCCAGGTTATTCGAAGAACCAGAGAAACCACCACCAACTGggaggcccccagccccacctcgaGCCGCTCCCCGGGAGGAGCCCTTGACCTCCAG GTTGAAGGCAGAGGGGGCTCCAGAGCCGGAAGGGGTGGTGGCCCCCCCACCCAAGAACAGCTTCAATAACCCTGCCTACTACGTCCTTGAAGGGGTCCCACACCAGCTGCTGCCCCCGGAGCCACCCTCGCCTGCCAGGACCCCTGTCCCACCTGCCACCAAGAACAAAGTGGCCATCACAGTGCCTGCTCCACAGCTTGGGCGCCACCGGCCCCCCCGTGTGGGAGAGGGGAGCTCATCAGATGAGGAGTCTGGGGGCACACTGCCCCCTCCAGactttccaccaccaccactgccagaCTCGGCCATCTTCCTGCCCCCCAGCCTGGACCCTTTGACAGGGCCAGTGGTCAGGGGCCGCAGTGGGGGTGAGGCCCGTGGCCCACCACCTCCCAAGGCCCATCCAAGACCCCCACTACCCCCAGGTCCCTCACCTACCAGCACTTTCCTGGGGGAGGTAGCCAGTGGGGACGATCGTTCCTGCTCAGTGCTGCAGATGGCCAAGACGCTGAGTGAGGTGGACTATGCTCCTGCTGGGCCTGGCCGCTCAGTGCTTCTGCCAGGCCCCCTGGAGCTGCAGCCACCCCGAGGACTGCCCTCAGACTATGGCCGGCCTCTCAGCTTCCCTCCACCTCGCATCAGAGAGAGCATCCAGGAGGACCTGGCAGAGGAG GCTCCGTGCCCGCAGGGCGGGCGGGCCAGCGGGCTGGGCGAGGCGGGCATGGGCGCCTGGCTGCGGGCCATCGGTTTGGAGCGCTATGAGGAGGGCCTGGTGCACAATGGCTGGGACGACCTGGAGTTTctcag CGACATCACCGAGGAGGACCTGGAGGAGGCCGGGGTGCAGGACCCGGCTCACAAGCGCCTCCTTCTGGACACCCTGCAGCTCAGCAAGTGA